A window of Pirellula sp. SH-Sr6A contains these coding sequences:
- a CDS encoding S8 family peptidase: MFLFQRLLSKRTIPRPAQPGDSAASPVGFRAFKLEIDRCEQRLALSAMPWMPGDWSSDPLPDPEYHATAPKTLPGPALAANAPDVEPFLARAHEQTGWTQVASQYGLQGNGQTVAIIDSGIAYDHYALGRGFGGGARVVGGWDFAENDSNPYDDAPGGFHGTHVAGIVGANYGVHQGVAPGVDLVALRVFNDFGKGEMAWTESALRWVHENRNAFENPITTVNLSLGASWNSSTIPAWASLEEELAQLQRDGIVVVVSAGNSFQQYKSPGLAYPAASPYVLPVASLDANQQISDFSQRDSRVIAAPGRGIESSVPDYFYGKDGVANDWAKASGTSMAAPYVAGASVLLREAMDLVGIDSITPQSIYDTLRNTASNVFDSVTNQIYKALDLDAAIESILPRDEVGNQWESASAQSVQNRWTTDGWINTLSDVDVYRLQSSQSGTLQFQFDTEHLSDPSITLLRNGQETSLPIDAGTASFSVVAGESIGIRISDGASIGRYSFHWDFSPANATPSLPWFASVQGDALTIRGNESANAIALDLSNGIQATVDGVSYRWSNDQVRTVVVDGMQNNDSIRIVGSSLADKVELHPGSATLTNERLHLAIHQIETIEYAGGGGPDRAYLYDAATDDRLVVNPNRAELTGVGYKFSVEQVDRIFVHALQGGDDQAFVYDSVGNDTLSARPQFTSMSGTGYFNYLSGFERIFAYSNQGGVDRALLYDSVGNDLFSTSGEVTSIVGNGFSTFARGFESVEGFSMAGGVDRAIVYAPAGGRLTSGADFVGMEGNNRASVARSFDQIETFVAGTPVTAPQFSSPFVAQEVAEWPSESGVFSESHMVVGGNWAANGLSSAHPMAGGMGDPIAADWKLGSQAEQDSEEGCAWFPDTFVRRPATSEAMLDAVEALIQAGPDREQKTLDLLFSELEKGFSYSTQS, translated from the coding sequence ATGTTCTTGTTCCAGCGATTGCTTTCCAAGCGAACGATTCCTCGTCCAGCTCAACCGGGTGATTCCGCCGCCTCGCCGGTGGGATTTCGCGCTTTCAAGCTGGAGATCGATCGATGCGAACAACGCCTTGCCCTCTCTGCCATGCCCTGGATGCCAGGGGATTGGTCCTCCGACCCACTACCGGATCCCGAGTACCACGCGACCGCACCCAAGACGCTTCCTGGCCCAGCCTTGGCAGCAAATGCACCTGACGTAGAGCCGTTTTTAGCTCGGGCGCATGAGCAGACAGGTTGGACGCAAGTCGCTTCCCAATATGGACTGCAAGGGAATGGGCAGACGGTAGCCATTATTGATAGCGGTATCGCATACGACCATTACGCACTCGGACGCGGATTCGGAGGTGGAGCCCGTGTCGTCGGCGGCTGGGATTTCGCCGAGAATGATTCGAATCCCTATGATGACGCACCTGGTGGATTCCACGGAACACACGTGGCGGGGATCGTCGGAGCCAACTATGGGGTGCACCAAGGTGTCGCTCCAGGAGTCGACTTGGTTGCGCTGCGGGTATTCAACGACTTCGGTAAAGGGGAGATGGCTTGGACTGAATCCGCTCTCCGCTGGGTGCACGAAAATCGAAACGCATTCGAGAATCCGATCACCACCGTCAACTTGTCACTCGGGGCGAGTTGGAACTCGAGCACCATTCCGGCATGGGCAAGCCTGGAAGAGGAGTTGGCACAACTGCAACGCGATGGCATCGTCGTCGTGGTTTCGGCAGGAAACTCCTTCCAACAATACAAATCTCCGGGGCTCGCGTATCCAGCGGCAAGCCCATACGTATTGCCCGTAGCGAGTTTGGATGCCAATCAGCAAATCAGCGATTTCAGTCAGCGCGACAGCCGCGTGATCGCCGCACCGGGGCGTGGCATCGAGAGCTCGGTGCCCGATTACTTCTACGGAAAAGATGGTGTCGCCAACGACTGGGCCAAGGCAAGCGGAACGAGCATGGCTGCTCCCTATGTTGCGGGCGCGAGCGTATTACTGCGCGAAGCGATGGACTTGGTAGGAATCGATTCCATCACTCCTCAATCGATTTATGACACGCTCCGCAATACGGCGTCGAACGTTTTCGATTCGGTTACCAATCAGATTTACAAAGCTCTCGATCTCGATGCAGCCATCGAATCGATCCTACCTCGCGACGAAGTTGGAAATCAGTGGGAGTCCGCCAGCGCCCAATCGGTGCAAAACCGATGGACCACCGATGGCTGGATCAATACACTTTCCGATGTCGATGTGTATCGGCTTCAAAGCAGTCAGTCGGGCACATTGCAGTTTCAGTTCGATACCGAGCACTTAAGCGATCCATCTATCACCTTGCTTCGCAACGGCCAAGAGACTTCGTTGCCGATCGACGCAGGTACAGCCAGTTTCTCCGTCGTCGCTGGAGAGAGCATCGGCATTCGAATATCTGACGGAGCTTCGATCGGCCGCTACTCGTTCCACTGGGATTTCTCTCCCGCGAACGCCACCCCCTCGCTTCCATGGTTTGCGAGCGTGCAAGGGGATGCGCTGACGATTCGCGGGAACGAGAGTGCCAATGCGATCGCATTGGATCTGAGCAACGGCATCCAAGCGACTGTCGATGGCGTGTCGTACCGCTGGAGTAACGATCAAGTCCGCACGGTGGTCGTCGACGGAATGCAGAACAATGATTCCATCCGCATTGTAGGCAGTTCGTTGGCAGACAAGGTGGAGTTGCACCCGGGATCTGCGACCTTGACGAACGAACGGCTGCACCTAGCCATTCACCAGATCGAAACCATTGAGTATGCGGGAGGAGGGGGGCCGGATCGCGCTTACCTTTACGATGCAGCGACAGACGACCGATTGGTCGTGAACCCCAATCGAGCGGAGTTGACGGGGGTTGGTTACAAATTCTCCGTCGAACAGGTCGATCGTATTTTCGTCCATGCTCTTCAAGGTGGCGATGACCAAGCCTTTGTTTACGATTCAGTTGGCAACGACACTCTCAGCGCCCGTCCGCAATTCACAAGCATGAGTGGTACGGGGTATTTCAACTATCTGTCGGGGTTTGAACGCATATTCGCTTACTCCAATCAAGGAGGAGTTGATCGGGCGCTCCTGTACGATTCGGTGGGCAACGACTTGTTCAGCACGAGCGGTGAAGTGACTTCCATTGTTGGAAATGGCTTCTCGACTTTTGCGAGGGGATTCGAATCGGTCGAAGGATTCTCGATGGCTGGGGGTGTCGATCGCGCGATCGTTTATGCCCCAGCAGGAGGCCGGCTAACCAGCGGTGCGGACTTCGTCGGGATGGAAGGAAATAATCGCGCTAGTGTCGCGCGAAGCTTTGACCAAATCGAAACATTTGTTGCAGGGACGCCGGTTACGGCCCCGCAGTTCTCATCGCCGTTCGTCGCGCAAGAGGTCGCGGAATGGCCGTCCGAATCCGGGGTGTTTTCCGAATCCCACATGGTAGTGGGCGGGAACTGGGCCGCGAACGGCTTGAGCTCCGCTCATCCCATGGCAGGGGGTATGGGGGATCCCATCGCGGCGGACTGGAAATTGGGAAGCCAAGCAGAACAAGACTCAGAAGAGGGCTGTGCGTGGTTTCCTGACACCTTCGTCCGCCGGCCGGCCACCTCAGAAGCCATGCTCGACGCTGTGGAGGCGTTGATCCAAGCGGGGCCAGATAGGGAGCAAAAAACGTTGGATCTATTATTTTCCGAGCTGGAGAAGGGGTTTTCCTATTCCACCCAGTCGTGA
- a CDS encoding TIGR03000 domain-containing protein has product MRNSLVRWLSASAVLAVVAAFAPALQAGFGSSGGSSGGSSGGYAGWSYGSSGGYGSSGGYGSSGTYSAGYGSSGYYAYGGGSSGGTAQHVGPLRRLHNHIHDHFAAKQARRAAYYGSSGGSSGGSSGGIPYAASYGSSGGGSSGGSYSPIYHYGHGSSGGSSGGSSGGRVSSYGSSGSVQYGTYEVSPTYEGTVIESAPSTVVPPAQPAPATPGLPGAPGSSAKPDGEGAKPAASLGTYSSNKLASIIRSARIDEIHLVVNMPENAKLLVNGNETTSTGSSRHFVSRDLRPEESYRFELKALFTDEAGNEVRKTKTLVLSAGSADEVTFDLDEAKQTVETVLTLNVPTGAKVVLAENETKTEGSSRIYRTKHLREGEAWDDYRIEVTYQGETKERVIRLIGGDQVELTFQFDDSNSDRLAAK; this is encoded by the coding sequence ATGAGAAATAGTTTGGTTCGTTGGTTATCAGCCTCGGCGGTGCTTGCAGTTGTTGCGGCCTTCGCCCCGGCGCTGCAGGCCGGATTCGGCTCCAGCGGCGGTAGCAGCGGAGGATCATCCGGCGGATATGCCGGCTGGTCTTATGGCTCGAGCGGCGGGTATGGTTCAAGCGGTGGTTATGGCTCCAGCGGTACCTATTCGGCAGGATATGGCTCCAGCGGCTATTACGCGTATGGAGGTGGATCGTCCGGTGGAACGGCTCAGCACGTCGGTCCACTTCGACGCCTTCACAATCACATCCACGACCACTTCGCTGCCAAGCAAGCGCGTCGAGCCGCCTACTATGGCAGTTCGGGGGGCAGTTCGGGTGGCAGTTCCGGCGGGATTCCTTACGCAGCCAGCTACGGCTCTTCGGGTGGCGGATCCTCGGGTGGTTCCTATTCCCCGATCTATCACTATGGACATGGCTCGTCGGGCGGATCCTCTGGTGGTTCTTCTGGTGGACGCGTATCGTCCTATGGAAGCTCAGGCTCCGTGCAATACGGGACCTACGAAGTCTCCCCGACCTACGAAGGGACAGTGATCGAGAGCGCTCCGTCGACGGTCGTACCACCTGCTCAACCAGCTCCTGCGACCCCCGGATTGCCCGGCGCTCCAGGATCCTCTGCGAAGCCAGATGGAGAAGGTGCGAAGCCCGCCGCATCCCTCGGAACTTACTCGTCCAACAAATTAGCGTCGATCATTCGCTCCGCTCGCATCGACGAAATCCACTTGGTCGTCAATATGCCTGAGAATGCCAAGCTTTTGGTGAACGGCAATGAAACGACCTCGACCGGTAGCTCGCGTCATTTCGTGAGTCGAGATCTCCGTCCTGAAGAATCCTACCGATTCGAATTGAAGGCGTTGTTCACCGACGAGGCAGGGAACGAAGTTCGCAAAACCAAGACACTGGTCCTGTCCGCAGGATCGGCCGACGAAGTCACCTTCGACTTGGACGAAGCCAAGCAAACTGTCGAAACCGTTCTCACGTTGAATGTTCCGACTGGCGCCAAAGTGGTTCTCGCTGAAAACGAGACCAAGACCGAAGGTTCGTCACGAATCTACCGAACCAAGCACCTTCGCGAAGGGGAAGCATGGGATGATTATCGCATCGAAGTCACCTACCAAGGAGAGACCAAAGAGCGAGTCATTCGATTGATCGGCGGTGACCAAGTCGAACTCACCTTCCAATTCGACGACTCCAACTCGGATCGATTGGCAGCCAAGTAA
- a CDS encoding alkaline phosphatase family protein: protein MRRMIYGTASRWTRSHTIALVLAFTLVLFPSPLKAQNKELDRHVILVSLDGLAAYLLDDPNASLPTLRKLAKEGAVVQGGMKVSNPSVTWPNHTTLITGVRPDKHGVLANGVLVRSGPGVPVRIDPARDHADLVRAKSIIDTMREMGLRTAEVNWPCTRNCSSFDDSIPDVPDALRYTTPRLLNELTGLGVLTKKEDKHVFAVPSSVGKDWAWTETACHLIKTRKPHLLLVHLLNVDSTHHAFGSQTPAGYTANSYIDLCLAKIIDATREAGILSNTTFIVVSDHGFMTTPNAIKPNIVLRDAGLLHTEGKRIVDARVHVVPEGGIGLVYCTNPLEAKELRGSIEKAFERKEGVDRILFPEQFAEFGLPLPREVEQAPDAVIAAKEGYSVSASVEGSEFVEPNTKVGTSLGSHGFLSTHPRMNATCVLWGRDIKAGEVVSGIENTSIAPTIAQLLGLPPAEWDGKAIQAALK, encoded by the coding sequence ATGCGTCGAATGATATACGGAACCGCATCCCGATGGACGCGTTCTCATACAATCGCTCTTGTCCTCGCCTTCACGCTTGTCCTCTTTCCCTCGCCACTCAAGGCGCAGAACAAAGAGCTGGACCGACATGTGATTCTCGTTTCTCTCGATGGTCTCGCGGCCTATTTGCTCGACGACCCCAACGCTTCGCTTCCAACGCTGCGAAAGCTTGCGAAGGAAGGGGCTGTTGTTCAAGGTGGGATGAAGGTTTCGAACCCCTCTGTCACTTGGCCGAATCACACGACCTTGATCACCGGCGTTCGCCCGGACAAACATGGCGTCCTCGCCAATGGCGTTTTGGTACGAAGCGGACCAGGGGTTCCGGTTCGAATCGATCCCGCTCGCGACCACGCGGATCTCGTCCGAGCCAAATCCATCATCGATACGATGCGCGAAATGGGACTCCGCACCGCGGAAGTCAATTGGCCGTGTACTCGAAACTGTTCGTCCTTCGACGATAGTATCCCAGATGTGCCTGATGCCCTTCGATACACCACTCCCCGATTGCTGAACGAACTCACCGGTTTAGGGGTGCTTACCAAGAAAGAAGACAAGCACGTGTTTGCTGTACCAAGCTCGGTCGGTAAAGACTGGGCTTGGACCGAAACGGCTTGCCATTTGATCAAAACGCGAAAGCCCCATTTGCTCTTGGTTCACTTGCTCAATGTGGATAGCACCCACCACGCTTTTGGGTCTCAAACCCCTGCTGGCTACACTGCGAATTCTTATATCGATCTCTGCTTAGCGAAAATCATCGACGCGACGCGCGAGGCAGGAATTCTTTCCAACACCACCTTCATCGTTGTGTCGGATCACGGGTTCATGACGACCCCCAACGCCATCAAACCCAACATCGTGCTTCGCGATGCTGGCTTGCTTCACACCGAAGGGAAACGTATCGTCGATGCTCGAGTGCATGTGGTCCCCGAGGGTGGGATCGGACTCGTCTATTGCACGAATCCTTTGGAAGCCAAAGAACTGCGTGGCTCGATCGAAAAGGCATTTGAAAGGAAAGAAGGTGTCGACCGTATCCTGTTTCCCGAGCAATTCGCTGAATTTGGATTGCCACTGCCCCGCGAGGTCGAGCAAGCACCCGACGCCGTGATCGCAGCGAAGGAAGGATACTCGGTATCGGCGTCCGTGGAAGGCTCTGAGTTTGTGGAGCCTAATACCAAAGTCGGTACGTCACTCGGATCTCACGGTTTTCTTTCCACGCATCCGCGGATGAACGCTACCTGTGTTCTCTGGGGACGCGACATCAAAGCCGGCGAAGTGGTATCGGGAATCGAAAACACCTCGATCGCTCCAACTATCGCACAATTGCTCGGACTGCCCCCTGCGGAATGGGACGGAAAAGCGATTCAAGCAGCTTTGAAGTAG
- a CDS encoding MATE family efflux transporter, with amino-acid sequence MIQHLRRDTAEVIATAWPLMLSTGLFSITLFVDRMLLFRYSEGSAAAAMAAGTLFWALTCFPSGLCGYTSAFVSQYLAAKRPDRALSVVWQGILLALAVGPVLIGFGFFAKSFFLVSGHPEELASQEAAYFVWLVPGAWGTVVASALVGLFAGSGRTRVLILSDLGATVINVVFDFLLIFGLWGFPELGAAGAAIASSMSLLFKLFVIAMFALPDLRAGFVRTRSTETGKLVCDLSHVPPGMRSPALRWELPLMMRLVHYGWPAGVSVLAEAWSFTIIMMIVGGLGEHPAAATTLALGVNLLAFIPLVGLGIAVGVLVGKYLVHERRDIARRMVFSGLVIGLAYSSIFVVLYGGFPDAAMTVYSLDIDPARFDAMRPTLRPLLYFIAGYCVFDAFQTVYVGALKGAGDTFFVLFGHILAGGTTVLGGLAVSYLTGWNGLYYWWSVITFWVILLACIFTARYLHGGWQDKRVIEPAVIDEALEDEEAIQDIIVVPLPSRD; translated from the coding sequence ATGATCCAGCACTTACGACGCGATACGGCGGAGGTGATCGCAACCGCTTGGCCTCTGATGCTTTCAACGGGTTTGTTCTCGATTACCCTGTTTGTCGATCGCATGCTCCTCTTTCGATACAGCGAAGGGTCGGCTGCGGCGGCGATGGCGGCGGGGACTCTCTTCTGGGCATTAACATGCTTTCCGTCGGGGTTGTGTGGCTACACGAGCGCGTTCGTTTCGCAATATCTTGCGGCGAAGCGACCTGATCGAGCGTTGTCCGTGGTATGGCAAGGGATCTTGCTGGCTCTCGCTGTCGGGCCCGTTTTGATCGGCTTTGGTTTTTTCGCAAAGAGTTTCTTCCTGGTCTCAGGTCACCCCGAGGAGCTGGCATCCCAAGAGGCCGCCTATTTCGTTTGGCTCGTTCCGGGAGCCTGGGGGACAGTCGTCGCTTCGGCCTTGGTCGGACTTTTCGCTGGGAGCGGAAGGACGCGAGTTCTGATTTTGTCTGACTTGGGTGCGACCGTCATCAACGTCGTTTTCGATTTCTTATTGATCTTTGGCTTGTGGGGATTTCCCGAATTGGGCGCTGCGGGTGCCGCTATCGCGAGCAGCATGTCATTACTATTCAAGCTTTTCGTCATAGCCATGTTCGCGCTACCCGATCTTCGCGCCGGGTTCGTACGAACCCGATCCACCGAGACGGGCAAACTGGTCTGCGATCTCTCGCATGTCCCTCCTGGCATGCGAAGCCCCGCGCTCCGTTGGGAGTTGCCATTGATGATGCGATTGGTTCACTACGGTTGGCCTGCGGGGGTATCGGTGCTCGCGGAAGCATGGAGCTTTACCATCATCATGATGATTGTCGGCGGATTGGGGGAGCACCCCGCAGCAGCGACGACCCTCGCGCTCGGTGTGAACCTGCTCGCGTTCATACCCTTGGTGGGACTCGGTATTGCGGTTGGGGTTTTGGTTGGGAAGTACCTAGTTCACGAGCGGAGGGACATCGCTCGTAGGATGGTCTTCAGTGGTCTGGTCATCGGGCTGGCGTACAGTTCTATTTTTGTCGTCCTCTATGGAGGCTTCCCCGATGCGGCGATGACCGTTTACTCGCTGGATATCGATCCCGCCCGATTCGATGCGATGAGACCCACACTGCGCCCCCTTCTGTACTTCATCGCGGGTTATTGTGTGTTCGATGCATTCCAGACTGTCTACGTAGGAGCGCTCAAGGGTGCGGGCGATACTTTTTTTGTACTCTTTGGACATATTCTCGCGGGTGGAACGACCGTGCTCGGTGGGCTAGCTGTGAGCTACCTCACGGGCTGGAATGGTCTGTACTACTGGTGGAGCGTCATCACGTTCTGGGTGATCTTGTTGGCCTGCATCTTCACTGCACGCTATCTGCATGGCGGCTGGCAAGACAAGAGGGTTATCGAGCCCGCGGTCATCGATGAAGCTCTCGAAGATGAAGAAGCTATACAAGACATAATTGTCGTACCTTTACCTTCGCGAGATTGA
- the cyoE gene encoding heme o synthase has translation MSSVATPTRQDSPLTPVAVANELPIAWWKDYAALTKPKILVMILLTVVVAMFAAQQMYGLYVSWWTWIHTLIATSMIAGSASTLNQWYEQERDRRMKRTQRRPLPSGRLSSFEAAAFGWFLAIAGCLYLGIAVNWAAMGCGLATWFVYCWVYTPLKTVTWWNTAVGTFPGALPVMIGWTAVGGSLTDWNGWALTWIVILWQFPHFMAIAWLYREQYAGAGFRMLTKEEPTGIAAGWHAVLGALALVPLSIAVLQPDSILTWIVASLGVVSCLWQAIASIRFLQARNDITARRLLRASLLYLPAILMLVVARWIVN, from the coding sequence ATGAGTAGCGTCGCCACTCCAACTCGCCAAGATTCTCCATTGACCCCGGTTGCGGTGGCCAACGAACTCCCCATTGCTTGGTGGAAGGATTACGCGGCCCTGACCAAGCCCAAGATCTTGGTCATGATCTTGCTCACGGTCGTTGTTGCAATGTTTGCCGCGCAGCAGATGTACGGTCTGTACGTTTCATGGTGGACATGGATTCACACGCTGATCGCGACGTCCATGATCGCTGGCAGTGCGAGCACTCTCAATCAGTGGTACGAGCAGGAACGCGACCGACGGATGAAGCGAACGCAGCGGAGACCGCTCCCTAGTGGACGACTATCGAGTTTTGAAGCCGCTGCATTCGGTTGGTTTTTAGCCATTGCTGGCTGTCTCTATTTGGGGATCGCGGTGAATTGGGCTGCGATGGGGTGCGGTCTGGCCACTTGGTTTGTGTATTGCTGGGTTTACACGCCTCTCAAAACAGTTACTTGGTGGAACACCGCGGTTGGGACCTTTCCGGGAGCGCTGCCTGTCATGATCGGCTGGACCGCCGTGGGGGGGAGTTTGACGGATTGGAATGGCTGGGCTTTGACCTGGATCGTGATTCTCTGGCAATTCCCGCACTTCATGGCGATCGCATGGTTGTATCGCGAACAGTATGCGGGAGCCGGCTTTCGAATGCTGACTAAAGAAGAGCCCACGGGAATTGCAGCGGGTTGGCATGCGGTATTGGGAGCCCTCGCCCTGGTTCCGCTTTCGATAGCCGTTTTGCAACCTGATTCGATTTTGACTTGGATCGTTGCCTCGCTCGGTGTTGTCTCGTGTTTATGGCAAGCCATTGCATCGATTCGATTCCTTCAAGCCCGGAACGATATCACAGCTCGGCGTCTTTTGAGGGCATCTCTTCTCTACCTACCAGCCATCTTGATGTTGGTAGTAGCTCGATGGATTGTGAATTAA
- a CDS encoding COX15/CtaA family protein: MESRPAHLAPSRSQAVYRWSFFIAALTFPLIWLGGLVTTHDAGMAVPDWPGTFGYNLFLYPWTTWLFGPFDLLVEHGHRLLAALVGFLAIVLVFVSRKVEQRPWAHRLSWLFLLAVISQGLLGGVRVLLDQRIVALIHGCVGPLVFALACLIVMVNAKDWSDATLAGKKEPPDFAPIGSGLRWGARILFPLTIGQLILGAHLRHALPTWKPALFVSFVHTHLLFATLITFLILVALVAVYLPRYRKQRALRTPVRWLSFLLILQVALGLGTWVTNYALPWPEWNAFFANYTIAGRGFWETMIINGHQATGSLLIVCSLWLLCRVERRAATSRFEVVPSRSSYPSILAVERRGAELSS; the protein is encoded by the coding sequence ATGGAAAGTAGGCCCGCCCACCTGGCACCTTCGCGAAGCCAAGCTGTTTATCGCTGGTCCTTTTTCATCGCAGCACTGACCTTCCCCTTGATCTGGCTCGGTGGGTTGGTCACGACGCATGATGCGGGCATGGCGGTTCCCGATTGGCCAGGCACATTTGGATACAACTTGTTTTTGTACCCTTGGACAACATGGCTTTTTGGCCCGTTCGATTTGCTTGTGGAACATGGCCATAGGCTTCTGGCTGCGCTGGTCGGCTTTCTAGCAATTGTCCTCGTCTTCGTTTCTCGAAAAGTCGAGCAGCGACCGTGGGCGCACCGATTGAGCTGGTTGTTTCTCCTCGCGGTGATTTCCCAGGGGCTTTTGGGCGGGGTGCGCGTTTTGCTCGACCAACGCATCGTCGCCCTGATCCATGGATGTGTGGGGCCCTTGGTCTTTGCGCTGGCCTGCTTGATTGTGATGGTGAACGCGAAAGATTGGAGCGATGCGACCTTGGCTGGGAAAAAGGAGCCACCGGATTTCGCTCCGATCGGTTCGGGGCTGCGATGGGGCGCTCGGATTCTATTTCCTCTCACGATTGGGCAGCTCATTCTCGGGGCGCACCTCCGGCATGCCCTTCCAACTTGGAAACCCGCTCTGTTTGTTTCCTTTGTTCACACCCATTTGCTCTTTGCCACGCTGATCACGTTTTTAATTCTCGTGGCATTGGTGGCAGTCTACCTGCCTCGATATCGGAAACAGCGAGCATTGAGGACGCCAGTTCGATGGTTGAGTTTTTTGCTTATTCTCCAAGTGGCACTCGGATTGGGGACATGGGTTACCAATTACGCCTTACCCTGGCCGGAATGGAATGCTTTTTTTGCGAATTACACCATTGCAGGGCGGGGTTTTTGGGAAACGATGATCATTAACGGGCACCAGGCGACCGGTTCGCTGTTGATCGTTTGCTCGCTTTGGTTACTATGTCGCGTCGAGCGTCGGGCCGCAACGAGTCGTTTCGAGGTGGTTCCGAGCCGATCTTCCTATCCATCCATTCTGGCTGTTGAACGCCGGGGGGCGGAATTGAGTTCCTGA
- a CDS encoding c-type cytochrome, with translation MGIPTAKFNRRAPALVPSHPFVVDADCRSQVCCADSAHGFVRPCVVWIPVVRQYVARIRSRCAVDSSLMWKASLLGIFLLVGFAGCSEPRFVPNELAAAGYLQSVHPGDVEPLASEASAQVLTLFGTPDAPKWPSELAPIVDMEEVARSAGPVGRAYDKVERGLYRKHCVQCHGISGDGLGPAASLLAPYPRDFRRGTYKFKSTPIGSKPTKADLVHVLERGIPGTSMPSFAPLRNREEFATDIEALVEYVIYLSVRGEVERRLLRIAANDESEVSEETALAEAQKVVSAWKEAPESIPAPIDVPELSAAELTASIDRGSELFRSEKTACYRCHGNDGKGDGISQDYDEWTKDWTIRAGIDPANKTEWKLMKPFGALKPVVNRSRNLHLGALRGGDRIEDLARRIQLGIDGTPMPAATVAEDSPNVLNVDEFRDLVRFVFAISHNDANTSSEDSEPAEVKEVQHGK, from the coding sequence ATGGGTATTCCGACCGCGAAGTTCAACCGCAGGGCGCCCGCCTTGGTCCCATCTCATCCTTTCGTCGTGGACGCGGACTGCCGAAGCCAGGTTTGCTGCGCGGACTCGGCCCACGGTTTCGTTCGCCCGTGCGTGGTTTGGATCCCTGTCGTTCGCCAATACGTGGCTCGGATCCGTTCTCGATGTGCGGTCGATTCGAGCTTGATGTGGAAAGCATCCTTGCTGGGAATCTTCCTCCTGGTCGGTTTCGCGGGATGTTCGGAGCCTCGGTTTGTTCCGAATGAACTTGCTGCCGCAGGCTATTTGCAAAGCGTGCATCCCGGAGATGTCGAACCGTTGGCCTCCGAAGCCTCCGCCCAAGTCCTCACGCTGTTCGGGACTCCTGATGCACCGAAGTGGCCGAGTGAACTGGCTCCCATCGTCGACATGGAAGAGGTAGCCCGAAGCGCAGGACCTGTCGGACGGGCGTACGACAAAGTGGAGCGTGGGCTTTATCGCAAACACTGCGTGCAGTGTCACGGGATTTCGGGGGATGGGCTCGGGCCCGCGGCCAGCCTCCTGGCTCCCTATCCTCGCGATTTCCGCCGTGGGACATACAAATTCAAATCGACTCCGATCGGTTCCAAACCGACCAAGGCGGATTTGGTACACGTTTTGGAGCGAGGCATTCCCGGTACCTCAATGCCCTCGTTTGCTCCGCTTCGGAACCGCGAGGAGTTCGCTACCGACATAGAAGCTTTGGTGGAGTACGTGATCTACCTGTCCGTGCGAGGCGAAGTCGAGCGACGATTGCTTCGCATCGCAGCGAATGATGAATCCGAAGTGTCCGAGGAGACGGCTTTGGCTGAAGCCCAAAAGGTTGTCTCGGCATGGAAAGAAGCCCCCGAATCTATTCCCGCCCCAATCGATGTACCCGAGCTTTCCGCCGCGGAGCTCACGGCTTCCATCGATCGAGGTAGCGAGCTCTTCCGTAGCGAAAAGACCGCTTGCTATCGATGCCATGGAAACGACGGCAAAGGGGATGGGATATCCCAGGACTACGACGAATGGACGAAAGACTGGACCATCCGCGCGGGCATCGATCCGGCCAATAAAACAGAGTGGAAATTGATGAAGCCTTTCGGCGCTCTCAAGCCGGTTGTCAATCGCTCCAGAAACCTGCACCTGGGGGCCCTGAGAGGGGGCGATCGCATCGAAGACCTTGCAAGGCGTATTCAGCTGGGGATCGACGGGACGCCGATGCCAGCGGCTACGGTCGCAGAAGATTCGCCGAATGTTTTGAACGTCGACGAGTTCCGGGACTTGGTCCGATTTGTTTTCGCCATTTCGCACAACGATGCGAATACGAGCAGCGAGGATTCCGAACCAGCCGAAGTGAAAGAGGTGCAACATGGAAAGTAG
- a CDS encoding carbon storage regulator, which yields MLVLSRKEGERIVIGENITLVVSRISGNRVAIGIEAPKDVTVVRGELKESDFAVEGGSSNPLSTKSLQGKPASLREFAAAVLPLQRQVG from the coding sequence ATGTTAGTCTTGAGCAGAAAAGAAGGCGAGCGAATCGTCATCGGCGAAAACATCACATTGGTGGTATCGAGGATTTCCGGAAATCGAGTTGCGATCGGAATCGAGGCGCCGAAGGATGTGACGGTTGTTCGAGGAGAGTTGAAAGAGAGTGATTTCGCGGTAGAAGGGGGCAGTTCCAACCCCCTATCCACCAAATCGTTGCAAGGAAAGCCTGCTTCGCTACGCGAGTTTGCTGCGGCTGTACTTCCTTTGCAACGTCAGGTGGGCTAG